In Thunnus maccoyii chromosome 11, fThuMac1.1, whole genome shotgun sequence, one genomic interval encodes:
- the cmss1 gene encoding protein CMSS1 isoform X2, which translates to MGDDLGDEWWTNEANSDASEVEEETEQEKRPTEKPNTQTKPEKRKRIAEKTVKAKKKKKNEQKEVIIPQKKETEDEKSAKPKRKRKKKTITDVLASSEPKPGCPTDLQKLVAQYFSDKRSVIEQEELKLHDSCFLSSNDLTHSLSSYLKQICPKWSKIQKQHAEKSSVVMLIVCSSALRTIELIKQLTTFKGEAKAIKLFAKHIKIEEQVKLLQKGVTHIGVGTPSRISALIEKDGLNLQALRYLVLDWNWRDQKLRRMVDIPEIKVDVFKLLESGILNGCKEDKVKIGLF; encoded by the exons atgcgTCTGAAGTGGAAGAGGAGACGGAACAAGAGAAACGTCCAACAGagaaaccaaacacacagacaaaaccagagaagaggaagaggatagcAGAAAAAACGGTGAAggccaagaagaagaaaaagaatgaacAG AAAGAGGTTATAATTCCTcagaagaaagagacagaggatgaaAAGTCAGCTAAACccaaaagaaagaggaag aagaagacgattACAGATGTTTTGGCCTCCTCAGAGCCAAAACCAGGTTGTCCAACAGACCTACAGAAGCTGGTTGCGCAGTACTTCTCAGACAAGCGTTCTGTTATCGAGCAGGAGGAGCTCAAATTGCATG ACTCCTGTTTCCTGTCCAGTAATGACCTGACACACAGCCTCTCCTCGTACCTGAAACAGA TTTGCCCCAAATGGTCGAAGATTCAAAAGCAGCATGCAGAAAAGAGTTCTGTGGTTATGCTCATCGTCTGTAGCTCGGCTCTCCGAACCATTGAGCTCATCAA GCAGCTGACAACCTTCAAGGGTGAAGCCAAAGCAATAAAGCTTTTTGCGAAACACATCAAG ATCGAGGAGCAGGTGAAGCTGCTGCAGAAAGGCGTCACCCACATCGGAGTCGGGACACCCAGCAGGATCAGTGCTCTTATTGAGAAAG ATGGTTTGAACTTGCAGGCGTTGCGTTACCTGGTTCTGGACTGGAACTGGAGGGACCAGAAGCTCAGGAGGATGGTGGACATACCTGAG ATCAAAGTGGACGTTTTTAAGCTGCTGGAGAGCGGTATCCTCAATGGCTGTAAAGAAGACAAAGTCAAAATTGGACTATTTTAA
- the dcbld2 gene encoding discoidin, CUB and LCCL domain-containing protein 2 isoform X2: protein MGRAVMVGRGPTGAGVLVLSILIILTKEGCRAQKGDGCGPSVLGPSSGTLSSLGYPGTYPNDTVCEWEISVPRGNRIYFRFAELDIEDSDCQVNYLRLYNGVGPERSEIVKYCGLGLKIKELIESTGNQVTVQFMSGTHTTGRGFYLSYSTTEHTDLITCLDKGTDFPEAEFSKFCPAGCLTSTEEISGTIPNGYRESSPLCVAAIHAGVVSNAVGGRINVVSSKGIPHYEGTLANNVTSTGGTLSNSLFTFRTNGCYGTLGLESGGVADTQLSASSEWEWNNIIGQHSVWASSGARLKKEGLPWAPSQSDQKQWLQVDLKREKRITGITTTGSTLREYQYYLSAYRVLYSHDGQQWYSYREANSTQDKIFQGNINYLHEVRNNFIPPIEARFVRINPTSWHQRIALKLELLGCQLHTVRQRPEPRAPSRRTPPPAGTKRPPQLGQTTHTPDIRNTTMPPHTGKDVALAAVLVPVLVMVLTALILIVVCAWHWRNRKKSSEGMYDLPHWDRTDWWKSMKQLLPSKMVETEDSVRYSSSEVGRLTGRGAVPRLHAEPAEYAQPLVSGVTTLGPRSTFKPDEGPDPGYTDPDLYDAPISPDVYHAYAEPLPASGAEYATPIVVDMGCHPSGGSSLNQPSTVCSFMGAGPSSLLTRTDSGHSGRSAYDTPKNATGQATPTEDLTYQVPQSSTQKPTEHS, encoded by the exons GTGATGGCTGTGGCCCCAGTGTGCTTGGCCCCAGCAGTGGGACTCTGTCCTCTCTGGGTTACCCAGGGACATACCCAAATGACACGGTGTGTGAGTGGGAGATCAGTGTGCCTCGCGGCAACAGGATCTACTTTCGCTTTGCTGAGCTGGATATAGAAGACAGCGACTGTCAGGTCAACTACCTCCGCCTCTACAATGGCGTTGGACCCgagaggagtgagattg TCAAGTACTGCGGTTTGGGTCTGAAGATTAAAGAGCTTATCGAGTCCACTGGCAACCAGGTCACGGTCCAGTTCATGAGTGGGACCCACACCACAGGACGTGGATTCTACCTGTCCTACTCCACCACTGAACACACAG ATCTAATCACCTGCCTGGACAAAGGAACTGACTTTCCGGAGGCAGAGTTCAG TAAATTCTGTCCAGCGGGCTGCTTGACATCTACCGAGGAGATTTCTGGAACTATCCCTAATGGATACCGAGAG tcctctcctctgtgtgtggCAGCCATCCATGCAGGTGTAGTGTCCAACGCTGTTGGAGGGAGGATCAACGTGGTCAGCAGCAAAGGCATCCCTCACTATGAGGGCACACTGGCTAACAATGTCACTTCCACTGG AGGAACTTTGTCAAACAGTCTCTTCACCTTCAGGACCAATG GCTGCTATGGAACTCTGGGATTAGAGTCCGGCGGTGTTGCAGACACTCAGCTCTCTGCTTCGTCTGAGTGGGAATGGAACAACATCATTGGTCAACACAGTGTGTGGGCGTCATCAGGGGCACGGCTAAAAAAGGAGGGGCTGCCTTGGGCGCCTTCTCAGAGTGACCAGAAGCAGTGGCTGCAGGTCGATctgaagagggagaagaggatcACAG GCATCACCACCACCGGTTCTACCCTGAGAGAGTACCAGTACTATCTTTCAGCGTACCGGGTCCTGTACAGTCATGATGGCCAGCAGTGGTACAGCTACAGGGAAGCCAATTCTACACAAGACAAG ATTTTCCAAGGCAACATCAACTACCTGCATGAGGTGAGGAATAACTTCATTCCTCCTATCGAGGCCCGGTTTGTGAGGATAAATCCAACCTCATGGCACCAGAGAATTGCGCTCAAGTTGGAGCTCCTTGGCTGCCAACTTCAtacag tgAGGCAGAGGCCGGAACCGAGGGCCCCCTCTCGTCGCACTCCACCTCCTGCCGGTACAAAACGCCCACCTCAGCTTGGCCAGACCACACACACCCCAGACATCAGAAACACCACTATGCCTCCTCACACAGGCAAAG ATGTGGCACTTGCAGCAGTTCTGGTGCCCGTGTTGGTCATGGTTCTGACTGCTCTCATCTTGATTGTGGTTTGCGCTTGGCACTGGAGGAACAG aAAGAAGAGCTCTGAAGGAATGTACGATCTTCCTCACTGGGATCGCACAG ACTGGTGGAAAAGCATGAAGCAACTGCTGCCATCCAAGATGGTGGAGACCGAGGATTCAGTTCGGTACAGCAGCAGTGAGGTGGGCCGGCTAACAGGGAGAGGTGCTGTACCCAGACTACATGCTGAACCTGCAG AGTACGCCCAGCCCCTGGTGAGTGGTGTTACAACATTAGGTCCACGATCAACCTTTAAACCAGACGAGGGGCCTGACCCAGGATACACAGATCCTGACCTGTACGACGCCCCCATCTCACCAGATGTATACCACGCCTATGCAGAACCCCTGCCAGCTTCAGGAGCTGAATATGCTACACCCATTGTGGTCGATATGGGTTGCCACCCATCGGGGGGCTCCTCTTTGAACCAGCCCTCCACAGTGTGTAGTTTCATGGGTGCCGGGCCCTCCTCCCTGCTCACACGGACAGACAGTGGCCACTCAGGGAGGTCGGCGTATGATACGCCCAAAAATGCCACTGGACAGGCCACACCCACTGAGGACCTGACCTATCAGGTGCCTCAGAGTAGCACTCAGAAGCCAACGGAACACAGCTAA
- the dcbld2 gene encoding discoidin, CUB and LCCL domain-containing protein 2 isoform X1 — protein MGRAVMVGRGPTGAGVLVLSILIILTKEGCRAQKGDGCGPSVLGPSSGTLSSLGYPGTYPNDTVCEWEISVPRGNRIYFRFAELDIEDSDCQVNYLRLYNGVGPERSEIVKYCGLGLKIKELIESTGNQVTVQFMSGTHTTGRGFYLSYSTTEHTDLITCLDKGTDFPEAEFSKFCPAGCLTSTEEISGTIPNGYRESSPLCVAAIHAGVVSNAVGGRINVVSSKGIPHYEGTLANNVTSTGGTLSNSLFTFRTNGCYGTLGLESGGVADTQLSASSEWEWNNIIGQHSVWASSGARLKKEGLPWAPSQSDQKQWLQVDLKREKRITGITTTGSTLREYQYYLSAYRVLYSHDGQQWYSYREANSTQDKIFQGNINYLHEVRNNFIPPIEARFVRINPTSWHQRIALKLELLGCQLHTVRQRPEPRAPSRRTPPPAGTKRPPQLGQTTHTPDIRNTTMPPHTGKDVALAAVLVPVLVMVLTALILIVVCAWHWRNRKKSSEGMYDLPHWDRTGRSSLCRMGLLVLFEGFLVTAHCEFAADWWKSMKQLLPSKMVETEDSVRYSSSEVGRLTGRGAVPRLHAEPAEYAQPLVSGVTTLGPRSTFKPDEGPDPGYTDPDLYDAPISPDVYHAYAEPLPASGAEYATPIVVDMGCHPSGGSSLNQPSTVCSFMGAGPSSLLTRTDSGHSGRSAYDTPKNATGQATPTEDLTYQVPQSSTQKPTEHS, from the exons GTGATGGCTGTGGCCCCAGTGTGCTTGGCCCCAGCAGTGGGACTCTGTCCTCTCTGGGTTACCCAGGGACATACCCAAATGACACGGTGTGTGAGTGGGAGATCAGTGTGCCTCGCGGCAACAGGATCTACTTTCGCTTTGCTGAGCTGGATATAGAAGACAGCGACTGTCAGGTCAACTACCTCCGCCTCTACAATGGCGTTGGACCCgagaggagtgagattg TCAAGTACTGCGGTTTGGGTCTGAAGATTAAAGAGCTTATCGAGTCCACTGGCAACCAGGTCACGGTCCAGTTCATGAGTGGGACCCACACCACAGGACGTGGATTCTACCTGTCCTACTCCACCACTGAACACACAG ATCTAATCACCTGCCTGGACAAAGGAACTGACTTTCCGGAGGCAGAGTTCAG TAAATTCTGTCCAGCGGGCTGCTTGACATCTACCGAGGAGATTTCTGGAACTATCCCTAATGGATACCGAGAG tcctctcctctgtgtgtggCAGCCATCCATGCAGGTGTAGTGTCCAACGCTGTTGGAGGGAGGATCAACGTGGTCAGCAGCAAAGGCATCCCTCACTATGAGGGCACACTGGCTAACAATGTCACTTCCACTGG AGGAACTTTGTCAAACAGTCTCTTCACCTTCAGGACCAATG GCTGCTATGGAACTCTGGGATTAGAGTCCGGCGGTGTTGCAGACACTCAGCTCTCTGCTTCGTCTGAGTGGGAATGGAACAACATCATTGGTCAACACAGTGTGTGGGCGTCATCAGGGGCACGGCTAAAAAAGGAGGGGCTGCCTTGGGCGCCTTCTCAGAGTGACCAGAAGCAGTGGCTGCAGGTCGATctgaagagggagaagaggatcACAG GCATCACCACCACCGGTTCTACCCTGAGAGAGTACCAGTACTATCTTTCAGCGTACCGGGTCCTGTACAGTCATGATGGCCAGCAGTGGTACAGCTACAGGGAAGCCAATTCTACACAAGACAAG ATTTTCCAAGGCAACATCAACTACCTGCATGAGGTGAGGAATAACTTCATTCCTCCTATCGAGGCCCGGTTTGTGAGGATAAATCCAACCTCATGGCACCAGAGAATTGCGCTCAAGTTGGAGCTCCTTGGCTGCCAACTTCAtacag tgAGGCAGAGGCCGGAACCGAGGGCCCCCTCTCGTCGCACTCCACCTCCTGCCGGTACAAAACGCCCACCTCAGCTTGGCCAGACCACACACACCCCAGACATCAGAAACACCACTATGCCTCCTCACACAGGCAAAG ATGTGGCACTTGCAGCAGTTCTGGTGCCCGTGTTGGTCATGGTTCTGACTGCTCTCATCTTGATTGTGGTTTGCGCTTGGCACTGGAGGAACAG aAAGAAGAGCTCTGAAGGAATGTACGATCTTCCTCACTGGGATCGCACAGGTAGGTCATCGCTCTGCAGGATGGGTTTATTGGTTCTGTTTGAGGGGTTTCTAGTTACAGCTCATTGTGAATTTGCTGCAGACTGGTGGAAAAGCATGAAGCAACTGCTGCCATCCAAGATGGTGGAGACCGAGGATTCAGTTCGGTACAGCAGCAGTGAGGTGGGCCGGCTAACAGGGAGAGGTGCTGTACCCAGACTACATGCTGAACCTGCAG AGTACGCCCAGCCCCTGGTGAGTGGTGTTACAACATTAGGTCCACGATCAACCTTTAAACCAGACGAGGGGCCTGACCCAGGATACACAGATCCTGACCTGTACGACGCCCCCATCTCACCAGATGTATACCACGCCTATGCAGAACCCCTGCCAGCTTCAGGAGCTGAATATGCTACACCCATTGTGGTCGATATGGGTTGCCACCCATCGGGGGGCTCCTCTTTGAACCAGCCCTCCACAGTGTGTAGTTTCATGGGTGCCGGGCCCTCCTCCCTGCTCACACGGACAGACAGTGGCCACTCAGGGAGGTCGGCGTATGATACGCCCAAAAATGCCACTGGACAGGCCACACCCACTGAGGACCTGACCTATCAGGTGCCTCAGAGTAGCACTCAGAAGCCAACGGAACACAGCTAA
- the tmem30c gene encoding transmembrane protein 30C, whose translation MGRVKAKSGPLARRPDNSAFKQQRLPAWSPMLTANTVLPFFYIMALICMLLGVWLLLTVQSIQEIKLDYTEAGTCDMCFKKLKNVSIAAQGCSCRVVFAVEKAFKGDVFFYYGLQNFHQNLRRYMDSRDDGQMVGRKQNLKNPSSYCEPFIRNKDGLPIAPCGAVANSIFNDSFTFNYHGSNGSPVKVRLLRRGITWYTDKNVKYRNPQIDNLTLAEVFKGTAQPLYWHKPVYDLDPHDPTNNGFINDDLIIWMREAAFPNFKKLYGVLYRANKPFTKGLPAGNYSIDISYNFPVQYFQGRKEVVLTTLTWFGGQNHFLPIAYLVTSSLVLLIAVALTVVWWKFGKDGKNMEE comes from the exons ATGGGCAGAGTGAAGGCTAAGTCTGGGCCCTTGGCTCGGAGGCCAGACAACTCGGCTTTCAAACAGCAGAGGCTCCCTGCCTGGTCTCCCATGCTAACAGCTAACACTGTGCTGCCCTTCTTCTACATTATGGCTTTGATATGTATGCTGCTGGGAGTATGGCTTCTTCTTACCGTGCAGAGCATACAGGAAATAAAG CTGGACTACACGGAGGCCGGGACGTGTGATATGTGCtttaaaaagcttaaaaatgtgAGCATTGCAGCACAGGGCTGCAGTTGCAGAGTGGTGTTCGCTGTTGAGAAAGCCTTCAAG GGAGATGTCTTTTTCTATTACGGCCTGCAAAACTTCCACCAGAACCTCCGCAGATACATGGACTCCAGAGATGATGGACAGATGGTTGGCAGGAAGCAAAACTTAAAG AACCCCAGCTCATACTGCGAGCCATTTATAAGAAACAAAGATGGACTTCCCATTGCTCCCTGCGGTGCTGTGGCCAACAGTATCTTCAATG ATTCCTTCACATTCAACTACCATGGCTCCAACGGTTCTCCAGTCAAGGTCCGTCTGTTACGGAGGGGCATCACCTGGTACACAGACAAAAACGTCAAGTACCGGAACCCACAGATCGACAACTTGACTCTGGCTGAAGTGTTTAAAG GCACAGCACAGCCACTGTACTGGCATAAACCTGTGTATGATCTTGATCCCCACGACCCAACCAACAACGGCTTCATCAATGATGACCTGATCATTTGGATGAGAGAGGCAGCCTTCCCCAACTTCAAGAAGCTCTACGGGGTTTTGTACCGAGCCAACAAGCCGTTCACTAAGGGGCTACCAGCAGGGAATTACAGCATCGATATATCCTACA ACTTCCCTGTGCAGTACTTCCAAGGCAGAAAGGAAGTGGTGCTGACCACACTGACCTGGTTCGGAGGTCAGAACCATTTCCTGCCCATTGCTTACCTAGTAACCAGCAGCCTGGTCCTGCTGATAGCCGTCGCCCTCACCGTGGTCTGGTGGAAATTTGGAAAGGATGGAAAAAACATGGAGGAATGA
- the cmss1 gene encoding protein CMSS1 isoform X1, whose protein sequence is MGDDLGDEWWTNEANSDASEVEEETEQEKRPTEKPNTQTKPEKRKRIAEKTVKAKKKKKNEQKEVIIPQKKETEDEKSAKPKRKRKKKKTITDVLASSEPKPGCPTDLQKLVAQYFSDKRSVIEQEELKLHDSCFLSSNDLTHSLSSYLKQICPKWSKIQKQHAEKSSVVMLIVCSSALRTIELIKQLTTFKGEAKAIKLFAKHIKIEEQVKLLQKGVTHIGVGTPSRISALIEKDGLNLQALRYLVLDWNWRDQKLRRMVDIPEIKVDVFKLLESGILNGCKEDKVKIGLF, encoded by the exons atgcgTCTGAAGTGGAAGAGGAGACGGAACAAGAGAAACGTCCAACAGagaaaccaaacacacagacaaaaccagagaagaggaagaggatagcAGAAAAAACGGTGAAggccaagaagaagaaaaagaatgaacAG AAAGAGGTTATAATTCCTcagaagaaagagacagaggatgaaAAGTCAGCTAAACccaaaagaaagaggaag aagaagaagacgattACAGATGTTTTGGCCTCCTCAGAGCCAAAACCAGGTTGTCCAACAGACCTACAGAAGCTGGTTGCGCAGTACTTCTCAGACAAGCGTTCTGTTATCGAGCAGGAGGAGCTCAAATTGCATG ACTCCTGTTTCCTGTCCAGTAATGACCTGACACACAGCCTCTCCTCGTACCTGAAACAGA TTTGCCCCAAATGGTCGAAGATTCAAAAGCAGCATGCAGAAAAGAGTTCTGTGGTTATGCTCATCGTCTGTAGCTCGGCTCTCCGAACCATTGAGCTCATCAA GCAGCTGACAACCTTCAAGGGTGAAGCCAAAGCAATAAAGCTTTTTGCGAAACACATCAAG ATCGAGGAGCAGGTGAAGCTGCTGCAGAAAGGCGTCACCCACATCGGAGTCGGGACACCCAGCAGGATCAGTGCTCTTATTGAGAAAG ATGGTTTGAACTTGCAGGCGTTGCGTTACCTGGTTCTGGACTGGAACTGGAGGGACCAGAAGCTCAGGAGGATGGTGGACATACCTGAG ATCAAAGTGGACGTTTTTAAGCTGCTGGAGAGCGGTATCCTCAATGGCTGTAAAGAAGACAAAGTCAAAATTGGACTATTTTAA